AAAATGCAACACTTTTATAAACAAAGCAGACGTGAAATGCAGAATCTtttgaagttaattttttGATTCTTTAGACCTGGACTTTCCTGGTTTATGTTTCAATTCCATCTCGTCATCTTATTTATTATACGAAAAGATAAACGGCAATAGTCCGAGGCCATCGTtaaaagatattgtctatCTTGGCTCGTTATAtatcgtcgttagtctcattgaggtttccacacttatAGAAATGTTCTGtcgaggtttccacacacttgtaagaaatgttttgtcgaggtttccacacacttgtAGTAAATGTTTTGtcgaggtttccacacacttgtAGTAAATGTTGTCTTCTCTAATAATCATTGTAGGACcacacaatccacccccttggagccaacgtcctcgctaggcACATCATTTGGTGGCTGCAATTTTCAAACTCTTATAAGTGtttcacctctccaaccgatgttggatctcacaattcaccccttgaAGGCCAATGTCCTCTTTAGTACACTGTCCAATGTCTGTCTCTCGTACCATTAGCACACTGTCCAATTCTCATAACTATTAGCACACTGTCCAATGTCTGACTCTCATACCACATCTATTCTCCtattctccctagtagacgcgctttaaaattgtgaggctgacagtaaTACATAACAAACGGGAGCGGGtgcgaacaatatttgctatcGCTTCACGAAGgctaaatatatttatttagcatatttatttatagaacCTAGAACACCAGATGGCCACTTTTCAATGAAAAAGGATGGGGAAAATTTTGGGGGAAAACAAAAGAAGCTATTTCTACCACTCATAACATCTCAAGAAACTTTATGACGCTGATCACAATATAAAGCGACCATTCCGACTCTAATTTAAGTCTCCACTTATTACATTGGCACACTCCAAAGACCGCCAATTCCTGCTTCTTCAACGCTGTGGGGGAAGCCTTTTCATTTTGCTTTTGAATCGATGATCTTCTTCGCAAAAGAAGGCAAACAGAAAGCTGCTGTATGAATCTGAAGATTTTCAAACAAAGCatcaaggaaaaagaagtttcagTTCAAGTCAAATGGAATCACACCAATGGGATATATAAGAAACATTCGAATCCCACCTCCGAGTTGTAAAACTTGAGCGGACTCTTCACGGTGTCGATACCATTCACCTCTACTGGGTTGACTGGATGCTTGAAATCAAGAGGAGGTCCCTCAGTTGAGCAGAGCATAAACCCAATCACTCCGCTGAAGAAACACGGATCGGATTGATGTTTAGAAAAGGCAACGTTCAAGACGAAGAACGTTCGCATAGGAATCACGCAAGATCAGAGACATTGTTAGGAGGTGTCTGTACCTTGGATATGTAGGAACTGTAGTCCATGCATAGTTGACAGAGCCTTTGAATATTTGGCGGCAGTTTGTCACGATGTCTTCAATGATATGCATGTGAAGCCAAATGCTCTCTGCTTGAGTGCACACAACACCTCCTGGTCGAAGAGCTTTGGCAACTGAAGCAAAAAACGGCTTCTCAAAGAGCTCTTGTGCAGGACCTGTAACATGACAGATGATCTTCATTTACCTCAAAAAACATCCAACATAAAATTCCATGTTCCTCTTGAAGACATGATTACCAATAGGATCAGAAGAATCCACTATAACTGCATCATAAGTGCCCTCAGGAACAGCCTTCAGAAATGCAACGCCTGCAACACGAAGCACGCTGATGAACACAATCGAGATATCAAACGGTAAGAAGGGTTGAGAAAATGATTGATCGAATACCATCGCCAATATGAAGAGTGACGCGAGGATCCTCAAACCCGACAGCTACGCGAGGGAAAAATTCTTTGGAAACCTGCAAAGGAAGATGCAGGCAATAGTACTCGATCATAAATCGGAAAAGGTTCCTCACATTTGTCATGAACATATGAGCAGCATAAGTATCAATCATATAAAGTTGAACTGATGCTCCTGGAAAGTTTTATTGGTTACCTCAACTACCATCTTGTCGATTTCACAGATATCTATCCGCTCAACAGATGAATGGCGAGCCACCTCTCGCAAAACACCGCCATCTCCTCCACCGATAACGAGAACCTAATAACAGCAATTGAGTGAGACgacaatgaaacaaaaagaataatccTAAGCACATGTGACAGCATCTGAGCAAATTTGAGCAGGCCCGATTCGGCCGGGTCGGGAAGAGATTCATTTAGAGAAATTTCCCTAGAAATCATTGTCATAAGCTCGAACAAGTAAAAATGGTAGCACTGACAGTTGTAAGCATTGTACAAAAAAGACAATGTTAAAACATAGCCAACATAAACACAACTCAACTGTTAGGGCACACTTACTCCCCTACCCAACTGGTCTGAATTCAAACCCGACCCCCACACACCAGTTTCCCTAAAAATCATTATCACAAGCTCGAACAAGTAAAAATGGCAGCACAGACAATTGAAACATCGTACAAAAAAGACGATGCTAAAACATAGCCAACATAAACACAACTCAACCGTTTAAGGCGCGCTTACTCCCTACCCAATCGGTCTGAATCCAAACCCGACTTCACAtgtcatgaaatatttaaaagaacatTATAACAAATACTAAAACTTAACTTTTTGAATGAAACTTAGCTAGAATATGATTAAAtatcaacaaacaaaaaggtcACTGGCATGCCCTGCTTCTCATTTAGTTTCTTAAGAATCAGAGGTATCATCACAAAATGTATGACTCCAGATACAAATTCCAATGCATTTTCAAAATACAAAGCTGATAGACAAACCTTTTTGGGGTTTGGAATTGAGCAAAGTGGAAGGTGGGTGATCATCTCTTGGTAAGCACATTCATCTCTCTCTGTAAGCTGAATCACCCCATCCAAAACCAGAACCTTCCCATAAGTTGATGACTACAGGGCACATAAACCAAAACTTCAATATATCAGCCAAACTAGGTTAAAATTCACAGAGCAAAACAATATATCATACAGTTCATCTGCATATATGAATACCTGAAATACCAACACGTTCTGGTAATCAGACTTCCCTTGAAACAAAACCTTCTCCACCTTCAAGGAATGGGCCTCTCCTGCATGACATAAAAATCATTTGATTTTCTCAacgaaattagaaaaaaatcgAAGAACTAATAGGATTGAATCATATTGTTCATCTTCATCGGCTAACAAATCTCAAATCTATGCGATTAGAGACGAAAATCTCACCAGGCCACATTGGGCTAATTTCCGAAAACCATCCAGGAATTACAGAGGAAATAGAATCGGGCTGTGAGGCGGATACTCCATTCTCAATCTCAGGTTTCTTCGCCGCCGCCGCATCGGCCGCCGACCCAACGAAATGTTCCGCAGACATAATAATCCCTCTAATATCGACTCGCTAAAAATCCCAAATCCCAAATCCCAAATCCCAATACAGTCTCAAGAGGGGAGTGCTTCTCTATGACCCGTTGGATATGAGCACTGATCAAACTCACCCAGTTCTTCCTCCATTTATATAATTGTAAAGGGTCCGTGAAAGGCTTCGC
This genomic window from Cucurbita pepo subsp. pepo cultivar mu-cu-16 chromosome LG01, ASM280686v2, whole genome shotgun sequence contains:
- the LOC111790066 gene encoding spermidine synthase, whose translation is MSAEHFVGSAADAAAAKKPEIENGVSASQPDSISSVIPGWFSEISPMWPGEAHSLKVEKVLFQGKSDYQNVLVFQSSTYGKVLVLDGVIQLTERDECAYQEMITHLPLCSIPNPKKVLVIGGGDGGVLREVARHSSVERIDICEIDKMVVEVSKEFFPRVAVGFEDPRVTLHIGDGVAFLKAVPEGTYDAVIVDSSDPIGPAQELFEKPFFASVAKALRPGGVVCTQAESIWLHMHIIEDIVTNCRQIFKGSVNYAWTTVPTYPSGVIGFMLCSTEGPPLDFKHPVNPVEVNGIDTVKSPLKFYNSEIHTAAFCLPSFAKKIIDSKAK